The uncultured Desulfobacter sp. DNA window AGCTTGCAGAGCAGCAGCTCAAGGAAAGGGAACAGGAGCTTGAGCAAAAATCCATTCATTTGGAAGAGGCCAATGCGGCTCTGCGGGCCATCCTCCGGCAGCGGGATGAAGATGCCAAACAAATGGAAACCACATTTTTTCAGAATATAAAATTTACGGTTCTGCCCTATCTTGACCAGCTTAGAGAGGCCGTTTCCAAAGGGCCTGAGAAGGAACTTTTGGAACTGATTGAATTGGAACTCAATCACATTGCCTCCCCATTTTTGCGAAGGGTTTCCAATGTGGAAGCGATTCTTACGCCCCAGGAAATCAAAATTGCCTCGTTGATCAAACAGGATAAATCCTCCAAGCAGATGGCAGACCTGCTGAACCTTTCCTTGACCACGGTTAATTTTCACCGGCGCAATTTACGCAAAAAACTGGGCTTAACCCACAACGCCACCAACTTGAACATCTTTTTAAAATCCTTATCACAATG harbors:
- a CDS encoding LuxR C-terminal-related transcriptional regulator produces the protein MTINYAETILNSLSAHIAIIDENGIIIETNRAWQEFARLNEIGVRPDMVNINYLDICDMAGDGEGQAARSVAKGIRRVINGDVDEFVMDYPCHSPGEKRWFYMRAIRAAGSDPLRVVISHENITSLKLAEQQLKEREQELEQKSIHLEEANAALRAILRQRDEDAKQMETTFFQNIKFTVLPYLDQLREAVSKGPEKELLELIELELNHIASPFLRRVSNVEAILTPQEIKIASLIKQDKSSKQMADLLNLSLTTVNFHRRNLRKKLGLTHNATNLNIFLKSLSQ